DNA from Nomascus leucogenys isolate Asia chromosome 24, Asia_NLE_v1, whole genome shotgun sequence:
CCACCTGGCAGGACTGGGACTCCCTGCGTCCTCACAAGATCCTTACCAagcagcctgtttttttttttttttttttttttttttttagtgtagtggcatgatctcagctcactgcaagctccgcctccggggttcaagcgattctcctgactcagcctccagagtagctggaattacaggcgcacaccactgaacccggctcattttttgtatttttagcagagacggggtttcatcatgttggccaggctggtcttcaactcctgatctcaggcaatccgtccacctcggcttcccaaagtgttgggattacaggcgtgagccacagcgcccggccacaGCCTGGTACGTTTATTGTCCACATTTTTAACGCGGGAgccagaggcacagagaggccaagtaacttgctcaaggtcacccagcgAGGAAAGGGAGCTGGGGGGTGGGAATAGGGGACAGGGCGAGGCCAGAGAGTAGTGGGAGGGGCCGGGGCGGCCTTTCCCGGGAGGCCTCGGTTGTGGGCCGGCCCTTCTATTGGCCCCAGTCACTCAGGCTCCCAGGGCCGGCTGGGGGCGGGGCGCCGCGCCAGGCCGCTGAAGTGTCCCCGTTACGCGTGGGCAGAGCGCGCCTCCCCGCGCATCCTGCTGAGGGCCAGCCTCTGCTAGGTGCGTGACACGGAGGGGACAGAATGGAAACCTTCTGCTCAAGTGTGAACGTGCGTGCCACGTGCTACAGTAAAATTGAGGTGGGGAACCTCCATCCTTGGGACATGGAGCACAGGGCCGCGCCGCTTGGTCAAAGGAGGTCCGAGGCCCTGCAGGAACAGCCCACAGCCGGAGCAAGCTGCAGGTCACTCCACTGCCTGTGTCCACCTGCGACAGGTGCGCCCGCGCATGCGGGGCTGAGCCAGGTGACCCGGACACAGGAAGCGCGCCAGGGGCCCCCACACCGCGGGGCTGCTGGCGACAAAGGGCGCTGCTCCTGCAGTGGCTGGGCTGATGCAATCTACAGTTTGAAAATGATTGCAGGTCACTCAGCCAGTGTGGAATTATCCTCCTCTTTCCACACTGCCTTAGTCAGTGCCGCTGTCCACGTGCACGTTGTTGGCGCCcgttttcatttcctgttttgcTAAGAAAGTGGGGCAGTGGCCTCCGTGCTCGCCAAAGGACAGGCAGGCCGCCCGAGGGAGGGGCCCCCCCTCAGCTCTGGCTCTTCCAGGCCAAAGCCAAGGGGAACGGGCACCAGAGGGTCCCAGGTCCCACATGCCAGCTCCGTCAGTCTGCTGGGTGCCAGGCTAGGACACAGAAGCCAACAGGAATCCCCAAAGGGAGGAAGTGGAGTTGGGGGTGTGGCAGCCCTGCTGAGATGCTCGGCCTTTACTCTGGGCAGGGACCAAGATAGGCCACTGCAGGCCGGCGCCCTGCCTCCCGGCTGCTGGATCCCCTCCCTCCCAGGAACTGCCAGCAGGGAAAGAGCCTCAGGTACTctctgcatttaatttttaattttttttttcttttgacgcCTCCAAGACAAGTTCAACTCTCTAGCGATTTTAAATGGGGTTTTTGTAAGACAGCTGGCAGGGTTAGGGCTTGCAAAGAACTTGCATGTCTATGAAGAACTGATTTATTTCAGGGAAAAGTGGGGGATGATGAAGCAGGCAAGCCCACCCCATTCAGCCTGCCAATCACACCCACTTCAGCAGCCTAAAACAGTACCAGGTCGCCCCACCAGGGAGACAGTGCCATACTGTCACTTGCAATGGTGGCAGATGGGCACCCTTGGTTGCGTCAGAAACACACCCAGCACCCTGCCTGGAGCAACAAAGGTGGCTGGGCCCTGCTCCGTGAATCCCAAGTGCCCTATGGGAGCCTCTCCTCCCAGGGACTGCCAGCCTAGAGGAGGGGCTGCTGGGCTTTCTGGTGCTCAGGGGAGGAGGGGGCCTACAGGTACTTTCTGCTGAGAGCCTTCTTCACTTACTAGGAAAaagtttggctgggcgtggtggctcagcctgtaatcccagcactttgggaggctgaggagggcggataacaaggtcaggaaatcgagaccagcctggctaacacggtgaaaccccgtctctactaaaaattagctgggtgtggtggcaggcacctgtagacccagctactcaggaggctgagccagaagaatggcgtgaacccaggaggcggagcttgcagtgagccaagatcgtgccactgcactccagcctgggcgacagagcgagactccatctcaaaaaacaaaaaaaaaaaacaaaaaattagccaggcatctaggccaggcgcggtggctcacacctgtaatcccagcactttgggaggctgaggtgggtggatcacgaggtcaagagatcgagaccatcctggccaacaggtgaaaccctgtctctactaaaaatacaaaaaattagctgggcatggtagcaggtgcctgtaatcccagctacttaggaggctgaggcaggagaatcgcttgaacctgggagggggagtttgcagtgagctgagatcctgccattgcactccagcctgggcaaaaaagagcaaaactctgtctcaaaaaaaaaaaaaaattagcggggtgtcgtggtacgcgcctgtaatcccagctacttgggaggctgaggcagaatcacttgaacccagaaggcagaagttgcagtgagctgagatagcgccactgcactccagcctgggccacagagcgagactccacctcaaggaagaaaaaaaaaaaagtttcagctgCTGGAGCCACGGGAATtaaagttaccttttttttttttttttttagagggagtccttgctctctcatccaggctgcagtacagtggtgcaatcttggctcactgcaaactctgccttcccaggttcatgccattctcctgcctcagcctccagagtagctgggattacaggcgtgtgccaccatgcccagctaattttgtattgcctatttaagatttttaaaaaatcaccagtTTGGAAAGCAGGGAAGTGGATGGTTCCGGAGCCTAGGAGCGGCTATGTGGGACATATGCAGTCGTGGTTTTCCACACTACCATGGCcagtactcatttttttcttactagatGCAGTTCTTTATATTCAGACCAAGAGGAACACTCAGTTCAGTCCCAAGGAAAGCTAGTCTCTGGAGTAACATCCTCAGACATTCTAAGGGAGGGAAACGGCAGAGGAGAAAGGCAAGGCAGCCGCCTGTGGAGACTCCCACGGTGCTGTGGGCAAGGCCTATGCCTGGGGAGGGCTCTAGGGAATGGCAGGTGGACCTCCCTGCTCTGCTGGCCTGTGAGGTGGACCTTCCCAGGAACCCCTCCGAGAAGCCAATGTGCCACTCATAGATTCTATGACGTGGTGGCGGCCACGGCACTGCCTGGCATGAGCAGACCCGTCAGACCTCACAGCAACAGGGACAGCCTAGGGAAGTGGGCGTGTCACAAACTGGAAATGGACCCGTAAATAATCACCACACCAAAGTCCCTCATGTCAAACTGCTTTATTACATCTTAAATAACAGTACAGTTTAATATAGTATCTATCTTGCATCCAGCTTCCTTGCAGTACACtgactttaaaattaaatacaaaaggtGGAAAGGGGTAAGGGTGCAGAGAGCTCTACAGAGTTGTTGGacggaaagagaaagaaggggttTCATTTGTATTCTCTTTGCCAGATCCAGGCCTACCGCAAGGTCACAGCACAGTTTTGTATAGAATGTTGCAGAAAACAGGATGGAGAAGCCACTACTGCTGCTATGAAGGAGtgcggggggcggggcgggggggtcCCACAGAACCTGCTTTCCAAACGCTGCTGCTGAACACTGGCCTTGAAATGAACACCAGGACAATCTGTGTGTGATGGGAATGAGCCACCTCAGACGCGGAGGGCCCTGAAGAATCCATATAGGAGGGCAGGCTCTtcactccctctccctccctctctccctccccaccctcagaATCCAACAGCAGTCGTTTgcaacagaacttttttttttttttttttaagaaataaagaaaacagtgaCTTATCCCACTACCCAAGCGTGTAGAGCCGCGCGCTGTACTGCTTCCGATATGTGCCACAGAGCAGCAACGAGAAGTGGACAGAGCCGCAATGGTTACAACTGTAAGAggttatttcttaaaagaaaaagaacacctAAGGACTGAGTCCTATATGCACTTTTGAGCATTTCTACAGCATGCGATTCTAAGAGTAAACCCACCCAATATGGCAAacaatcaaaatttttaaaatttaacttagaAAGTCTGAGatcattattttcaaaacattgaTTTGTACATTGTTTCATACACGAATAATTGACTGACTATCCAAGCACAGGACAGGCATCTCTCTTGAAAACAGAGGTTCCTCCTAGTTGGGGGTGGGGTAGTGTTAGGCTATTATAAACTTCCCTCCAACTTCACAAAGGAAACCCAAAGTGAGATTAAAAACTCAACTGAGAAGACAGACAGGATGGGTCAGGAGGAACATGGTGCTGGATCTGAGCTCACTTTTCAGCAAAGGTGAAGGATTCTCTGATCACGCATTTGAGACCGTCCCCGCATGTGCTTGGCCCCATGGCTTCTGAACATGTTCTTTTCTATGCCATGTTTGTGTGCAACAATGATCTGTGAcactagacagaaaattaaaaaccagGGACTGAATTTACATCATTGACAACGTCAGAGAGGCTGCCCTAGACTCTCTGGTTTTGATTAACTGTTGAACACaaaggaatacattttaaaaaggaaatatgaatgCTTCCAAAATCTTGCTACAAACATGACTGAAATTTGGACACGATGACCAGATGAACAAAGCCCTCAGCGTGTTTTGCGTGAATGCCACAAAACAGGGTCACTGgtctaaaattcaaataaactaGTGGAGAGGTGTGTCTGTCTGACAATTACACTCAAGTTTACCTTCtggttaacatttttattatatatttccttttaaaattcattcaagacaaaaaaaaaacaaagacgaTGGCCCCGGAAGGAATGCACAATTTGTTTTAGTTTACAGCACAGAGATCCTTCTCTTAATGGGAATTGTGCTCTTGGTTTCAGcaataagtgaaggaaaaaagatCTTGCCCTTTTGAAGTTCTGAGGGGAGGCGTAGGGTGTCCACGTTAGTACGGTTGGATAGGATATGCTTTCATGGTAACGCGTCCAAGTTGGAATGGTCTTCCAGTCTCCATGGCATCCACATGCTGTTTTAAACAGAGtttaaagaaatgtgaaaagagGCAGAGAATCTAAGTGCAGACGCACAGTCAGGTCACTGCTCTTCCCACCACTGCATGCGTGTCTGCAGCTGAGGGCACGTGACTTCAGCTTTCTGTAAACGTTTCCCACAACACAATTCCAAATCAATGCTACATCAACATTTATCTAGAAACCGTTAATGACAACTTCACACGTTCTATGAGAAACACGCACAGTTCTCCTCAGAGAAGGGCATTTGGGCTGCTGCATTACCTACTGGCGTTAGTTCCAGATCTTGAGGAAGCTATCCCAGGACCCTGTCGCCACAGCCATGCCATCGTCAGTCACACCCAGGCAGCTGACGCGGTTGTCATGCCCAGCCAAGACACCTGGGAGCAAACAACAGCAGAATCACACCAAAGCCCAGAGGCATTGATCTCACCTGTGTGCCATGTTGTGACGAGGGCGGATGGTGCATCTCTCATGGGACAAGACCCAGAGTCTCCCATGgccaggaagggagggaaagttGCATCCACGTGGGGAATTAAACTGCAGCATATGGCCAGCCTTGTTAAAATTCaaaggcatgcacacacacgcaatCAATAATAAATCCAGAGCCCCTGGCATTGACTTCTCAGCACTCacttataaaacttaaaaaaagaagcaaaggccactataaaaaaaatcaaaacatcatgaggtgcagtggctcaggcctgtaatcccagcacttaggaaggctgaggcaggcagatcatgaggtcaggactttgagatcagcctggccaatatggtgaaaccccgttcctactaaaaatacaaaaactagcagggcgtggtggtgcgggccgtagtcccagctactcgggaggctggggtaggagaataatttgaacccgggaggcggagcttgcagtgagccgagatcgtgccagtgctctccagcctgtgcgacagagtgagactccatctcaaaaaaaaaaaaaaatttcaaaaccatCCCAATCTCAAAGCAATCTATAACACAGGAGCTTAGAGGCATGAGCTGTTTTTCCTTCGTCTGTGATCCCTAGAGCCCAGCACAAGGCACAGAACACAGGAGTAGCGATGGTGGCTGAGACCACTGGCACTGTCACTGTCACATGGTGAGGGAGCCTTCTGTCAACACTCCCAATAACCTTGGCTTGAATCATCACCAGCCAGAAGCTCCACTTCCTCCCAGGGGGATCTGAAGGCCCATTTCAgccaccctcctccacctcctgcagCCACCACACAGCTGAGCACAGGGGCCAGCGTGTGCTCTGCCAAGGCCTGGGCTAGCTTCCACCGCCCTACAACAGCACTGTGACTGTGAGACTTGGCCGGAAATGCCTCCACTTTGGTCCCCCCAGgctggggagaaaaagaagggTGTTTAACCAGGAGGTGGAAGCGGCACCCATCCGGAAGCAGGAAGCCCCAGTAAGGGCCAAGACCTGGAGTCATACTCCCTTCTTCTGTCCTCCCAGGTACTGAGACGAATGAATCTAAGTCTGTTAAGTGTCAACAGTTCTCAAATTCAAATGCCCAAATGACCATTTTTAGTAAGGAAGCCTCATCTTTTGTACATCTAGTATTTTAATACACCTGGCAATAACACGCTTGCCTTTGATATGTTAACTGTAATGGCACCCAGAGGTGTCCCTGCATGGAACTCCTCCCCCTGAAGCAGAGTTCAGAGAGGAAAGCATGGGGCTGGGCCTTGGAGCCTGCACAGCTGACCCTCTCCTGCCCACTGACCCTCCCCAGAGCCCTCCCCTGCGCACGTGGGAAGATCTGCTGGTGCTCCTCAGAGTCCACTTGCCTGGAGGGTCAGAGCTGGGCCATCAGTTTGCGACTATCACTCCTGCTATGCCATGCCACAGTCCCACCGATACTAAAACACTGCAGCTTATGCAACCACTCTGTGTTTGCCCTAAAGATACCACGTAAATGTCCAGAAGAGACAAAAAGGCCCCATGGCCACGTACCTGCCCGGTCGGCTTTGAGTGCGTCCCAGACGTTGCAGTTGAAGTCGTCGTACCCAGCAAGGAGGAGGCGCCCGCTCTTGGAGAAGGAGACAGAGGTGATCCCGCAGATGATGTTGTCATGGGAGTAAGTCATGAGCTCCTGGTCAGCACGAAGGTCAAACAGCCTGCAGGTGGCGTCATCTGAGCCAGTGGCAAATGCATTGCCATTTGGAAAGAActggaaagagaaagcaaatcaAGACATCATGTAAACGCTCAGAAAGAAGCATTGGGAATATGGATTGCTCAATGGTAGGGCTGCAGAGAACACAGCAGGCAAAGAACAGCAAGACTGTGCTCTGGTAAGAACAGAgggatgggctgggtgcagtggctcacacctgtaatcccagtactttgggaggctgaggcgggtggatcacctgagattgggagtttgagaccagcctgaccaacatagagaaaccccgtctctattaagaatacaaaattagctgggcgtggtggcgtgtgcctgtaatcccagctactcgagaggctgaggcaggagaatcgcttgaaaccgggaggcggcggaggttgcggtgagccaagattgcaccattgcactccagcctgggcaaaaagagcaaaactctgtctcaaaaaaaaaaaaaaaaaaaaaaggggggggggagggggcaggaactACAGGGGACTGGGATGGGACGGGATTTGCACTGGGGGGGCACACAAACACTGTGATCTTGGACACTGTGATTACTGTCCCCAAAGAGTAGATGTATTCCAAAGGATAGTGAGAAAGTAGTCATCACTGACAGGTGTGCATGTTGCTGTAGCTGCCAGCCATCAGGGCTAATCTCATGGAGGAAGGATGGAAGCGGGCTGACCAAGGCAGTGGTCAGGACTGCAACAGAGCTCTATCCAACCAACAGATACGTCCTTCCAAATTTCCTCACAAGGCCAGGGGCTGGAAACACTGCCTAGCCATCCGCGTCCTAAACAGGAGGGCAGGTTCCCTGGTTAGCTGTGCCCCTGACCAGTAAGGCTCTGTAACCAGTAACTGGTGGCCTGAGTTATCTTACTGTCTTTCCCCTCCAGGATCCCAACCACTGCTCAGCTGTAGAGGCGGGAACGGGGACTGGCACAAAACAGACACCCTGTGAGTATCTGTGAGACAAGCGGTCAACACAGAGAAGTTTCCCATCGGGAGTTTTCTGTATCCCCATCTGTGGATGAGGTTGTATAAGGATCAGAAAGGAGAACATCTAAtccagaaaagtttaaaattgaGCAATCTGAACGGCTAGCAGAGACGGCAGAGGCCCCGACCCCACAACCTTCACCCAGACTCACGCAAATGGCATTGATGTCAGACTCGTGGCCAGTGAAGGTCTGCCGGCACATGCCTTCTCGCACATCCCAGAGTTTGGCTGAAGCATCACAAGCACCAGAGACGAACAGTCTGGTGTCAGGAGCAAGAGAAAGGCTCATGACATCTCCAGTGTGTCCGGTAAACGTGGTCGTCTGCTGGCCGGTCTCAATGTCCCACAGGGCACTGGAGCAGGAGCGAATGACAAGGGGACATCAGCCTCAACTTCTCGGGTGGCTAGTCATGTGACAGTCTGTCCTTCAAACCACCCAGGGCCACAGTAAGCCTCTGCACTGTTACTTTAAAAACGTAAATTgtttaaagacaaatttaaatgtaatacaACTTTGGAAgggaaacaaagcaaagcaagcaAAATTATACAGAGATGAGCACAGGGCCTGGGCTTCAGAATGACGGGATCGCTACCTCAACTCAAATGCCAGCAAACGGAGCCGGGGGCACTTTCCAAGCAGCAACACTGAGGCTGTGCCTCTTCTTTGGTCATGGATGGACATGGAAGGGGTGGCAGAAAGCTATGTGGAGGCCCTGGATGGCGGAGGGGGATGCGACTCTATCTGTGGCTGCTCCCTCTGTgccctcccttggcctccccTCCACAGGGTCTTAGAAAAGGCGGGCAGGAGAAGGCCAATGCCAGGTAAACAAATGGCTCGCAGCAATTCTGAGGTCCTCCTGCCCTTTCCTGGAATCACAAACAGGAGAGCAGCTGAGTTCTCAGTGATCACacctggtattcttttttttttttcttttttttgggagactgaatttcactcttgttgcccaggctggagtgcaatggcactttcttggctcactacaacctccgcctcccgagttcaagcgattctcctgcctcagcctctccagtagctgggattacaggcatgcaccaccatgcccggctaattttttttgtatttttagtagagatggggtttctccatactggtcaggctagtctcgaactcccgacctcaggtgatccgcccgcctcggcctcccaaagtgctgggattacaggcatgagccaccgcgcccggccataccTGGTATTCTGTCATGTTTCTGCTTAACAAGCTGTCAAAAGGTGAGACGCTGACAGAGCCCTGCACAGAGCAGAAGCCTGGCTTAGGTGTAAGGACAGCTCTGAGGGTCACATGCCCACCAACATACTATTCTCCTGTGCCTTGACCCATGGAAGGCAACACCAGAGAGCACTGTCCGTTCATGTCAGCCTCAGAGGAAAGCCTGGCTGGGCCTGGCAATGCAAATCCAATTAGCCAATCTCAACAGACACTGCACAGGGAGCCTCCTCTCTAGCGCCTGAGGGACTGAC
Protein-coding regions in this window:
- the GNB1 gene encoding guanine nucleotide-binding protein G(I)/G(S)/G(T) subunit beta-1 — encoded protein: MSELDQLRQEAEQLKNQIRDARKACADATLSQITNNIDPVGRIQMRTRRTLRGHLAKIYAMHWGTDSRLLVSASQDGKLIIWDSYTTNKVHAIPLRSSWVMTCAYAPSGNYVACGGLDNICSIYNLKTREGNVRVSRELAGHTGYLSCCRFLDDNQIVTSSGDTTCALWDIETGQQTTTFTGHTGDVMSLSLAPDTRLFVSGACDASAKLWDVREGMCRQTFTGHESDINAICFFPNGNAFATGSDDATCRLFDLRADQELMTYSHDNIICGITSVSFSKSGRLLLAGYDDFNCNVWDALKADRAGVLAGHDNRVSCLGVTDDGMAVATGSWDSFLKIWN